GGCCGGCTGAtaagaagaatatttttttcttggtCCATTGATAAAGAAGGATAATTTGGAAGTGTAGTGGATAACGGCATCAAGAAAATGAGTGGTGTTATCTTTTTATACTTAGAAGGAGGCGAAgttagaattttaattttataaattctgAATTTTATAATAAGGATTTCAAGAGTTAATAactgaattttaaatttaatatttatacatatttaataaacTTCTTAATATAAATGCACTATAAAGTTATTGAGTCCGATCGAACTCGTACCCGAGCTTCTAGCTCCACCCTTATTTGAATGCCTTTAGGTTCGACTTAGAAGTAATAAAATTGAAGTCTGCTAGTAGTAGAATATATGCTCAAGTACCAATACCGTTAAATCGTGATCATCACTTTTAGTTGTCTGGTTGTTAGCCCACTACGTATAATACTTGTAATAAGGTAATTTgtcttatttttcaaattactaATTTTACTTTTTACGAATAGTTACGTGTAGTTTCTTTTTTTGGTGACATGATAGTGTCAATATGTTAAAATTACAATATTGTTAGCATCAATCAatgaatctatttttttttttgtcaaattaGAGTCCTTCCTTAAAAGAAAGGACTTAAAATGCAGAATACAATTCTTAGAggattttggtcatatattgtATGGTGAGTTgggaataaattaaattaaaagctTTCTGGCCCATAGATATGTAAGTGCGCTCTTGTATTGCAGAAAGAACGTCAAAGGCAATGTACCTAATtttactacaacaacaacaatcgaGTGAAATTTCACAATGTGGGGTCTAGGAAgaataaagtgtacgcagaccttattccTATCAagataggacggctgtttccaaaAGACTCTCGTCTCAAAAGAATCATAAAACGAGGTCAGATAAAGCTAAGAAGTTTAAAGTATTATGGAAAAGCAAATAAAATGTACCTAATTTTAATGGCTATATATTCACAGTTAGATCTTACAAGTTTTAACATCAAATTGTAAATCAGTAAGAACATTAATTCACCATATAACATGTCGAATAGTACTACAAGTTTCCTCTATTTTCGTTACAATAGTTTTAGAAAGTCAATGTCGAAATCTAGGCGATCACTTCACCTGTCAATGTTAAAGCAAACGCCTTTAGCTCATTTCCGTCCAAAATTGGAGGAAATGAAAAGGGTGTTTGACAAATTTGACACTAACAAAGACGGAAAAATCTCAAAAGAAGAATACAAATCGGCGATGAAGATGATGAGAAGTGGTGAGGGAAATACGAAATCTTATGAAGTTGATGATGCATTTCAGGCTGCAGATACTAATGGGGATGGATTCATTAACTTTGAGGAGTTCATGAGACTGCAGAATCTCGACGGTGGTGTGAATTCAACTGATATTAAAAGCGCTTTCAAGGCGTTTGATTTGGATGGCGATGGCAAAATTAGTGCAGAGGAATTGTTGCAGGTTCAACGAATGCTTGGAGAAAAATGTAGCTTAGAGAGTTGCAAGAAAATGGTCAGAGGTGTTGATGCTAATGGGGATGGACTTATAGACATGGACGAATTTGTGACCATGATGACGCGCACCATGAAGCTCGTCTGAGGGTTGTCCAAGTACACGAAAACAATGTAGTAATGTCATAAAATAGCTGCAGAAAacttaagatatatatatagtctCGATCCGTTTTCTTACTGCAATAAAGTAACCTATTTTCTATATTTGAGTTTGTTATGCTGattgaatttcaaaaatgacttgCAAGAAAGATATAGAGTTACAATTCTAGCACTACATATAATAATTTATGTAGTCTTTTGATTTTGTTATGAGACAGAGATGCCATATGTTTTGACTTGCAAAAATAAAGTAACTCATTTGCCAG
The sequence above is a segment of the Solanum dulcamara chromosome 11, daSolDulc1.2, whole genome shotgun sequence genome. Coding sequences within it:
- the LOC129873510 gene encoding calmodulin-like protein 30; this encodes MSNSTTSFLYFRYNSFRKSMSKSRRSLHLSMLKQTPLAHFRPKLEEMKRVFDKFDTNKDGKISKEEYKSAMKMMRSGEGNTKSYEVDDAFQAADTNGDGFINFEEFMRLQNLDGGVNSTDIKSAFKAFDLDGDGKISAEELLQVQRMLGEKCSLESCKKMVRGVDANGDGLIDMDEFVTMMTRTMKLV